The sequence TTTGGGATTTCTTCAAAGCGCATCCGAAGGCCGAAGACAAATGACCAATGACCAAGCACGAATGACCAATGATGGAAATCTGCTGCAATCCGTGAAGATCAGCGTAATCCGCGGTTCAGTTTGAGTGGCTCGGATAGCATCATCGTTCAGTACTCACGCTTGTGCCGGTTGGAATCCGTGGCGGCGGAAACATTTTCCCGCCGCGGGCGAAGTAATGAACGCCAACAGCGCCCGCGCAGCCTTCGATTGTGGGCCCCCCTGAACAATGCCAGCCACGTAATGCGCGGCGGCCTGCGAATGAGGAACCAGGAACTTCGTTTCGCTGCTAGCTGCTCGTTGAGCGTCGCTGGAAAACGCCACGCCGGCATCGGCCGTTCCCGCAGCCACCGCCGACAACACCGCCCGGGAATTGTCGACGTATAGCACTTTGGGAAGCAGCGCATCGTAGACGCCAGCCCCCTGCAAATATACCTGCGAGTATCCCCCCAACGGACACGCTGGCTCCGCCAGCGCGATGCGTCGAATTTTTTTGCTCAATAAGTCATCAGGCCGTTTCAGCGCGGTTCCCCCGTATGGTCCAATCACCGCTAGACCGTTCGACGCGACCACTTTTCGAGTCCGCGCCACCAGCCGGCCGGCTTCCTCCAACCGAGTGATTTCGCAAGCTTCCGCAGAAATAAATAAATCGCCCGGCGCGCCGCTGAGAAGATGATCGGCCAATTCGTTCGAAGCGCCGTACACCACCCGCACTCGTACCGTCGGCTCCCGCAGCGCGTATTCAGACAACAGTTCACCGATCACTTCTTGCAGGCTGATTGCCGCCGCCAAATGAACCCCGGGCGAGGCATTGTCGCGCGGATTGGTGATCCGCTGTAGCACGCCGGCCGCGCTTTCGTGCAAGGCCTGGTGAAGCTGCCCGTAAACGTCCACGGCAAACCGGCCCCGCGGGGTCAGTGTTGCGCCGCCTCCTTTCGTGCCCCCCACGGCCGCTTTTACCAGGGGTTCTCCCGCCGCCTGATTGATTTCTTGAATCATCGTCCAGGCTTTGCGATAGGAAATGCCCACCGTTTTGGCGGCCGCGGTAATGCTCTGTTGCCGGCCAATCGCATCCAGCAATTCGGCCCGGCCCTGACCCAGCACGGCCTGCCCGTGTCGTTCGATCCACACGCGCACCCCCACGG comes from Pirellulales bacterium and encodes:
- the modA gene encoding molybdate ABC transporter substrate-binding protein — its product is MAKTTTSQGWGRDWTVGVRVWIERHGQAVLGQGRAELLDAIGRQQSITAAAKTVGISYRKAWTMIQEINQAAGEPLVKAAVGGTKGGGATLTPRGRFAVDVYGQLHQALHESAAGVLQRITNPRDNASPGVHLAAAISLQEVIGELLSEYALREPTVRVRVVYGASNELADHLLSGAPGDLFISAEACEITRLEEAGRLVARTRKVVASNGLAVIGPYGGTALKRPDDLLSKKIRRIALAEPACPLGGYSQVYLQGAGVYDALLPKVLYVDNSRAVLSAVAAGTADAGVAFSSDAQRAASSETKFLVPHSQAAAHYVAGIVQGGPQSKAARALLAFITSPAAGKCFRRHGFQPAQA